A single window of Cyanobacterium stanieri LEGE 03274 DNA harbors:
- a CDS encoding DUF29 domain-containing protein yields the protein MVMQLQTDHKSLYDTDYNLWVLETVKKLEKKDLDSLDWENLIEEVLDLSKRDKRKIESLLMRLIEHLLKLQYWDEEKDRNKGHWQGEIRNFRKQIKRLLKDSPSLKPYLEEILGEFYQDAREIVSDRSQLPLNIFPETPMATLEKILDENWLP from the coding sequence ATGGTAATGCAATTACAAACAGATCATAAAAGTCTATACGATACTGATTATAATCTCTGGGTGTTGGAAACCGTTAAAAAACTGGAGAAAAAAGATTTGGATTCTCTGGACTGGGAGAATCTCATCGAGGAGGTATTAGACTTGAGTAAGAGGGATAAAAGAAAAATAGAGAGTCTATTAATGAGATTAATAGAACATCTTTTAAAGTTACAATATTGGGATGAGGAAAAAGATAGGAATAAAGGACATTGGCAAGGGGAAATTCGTAATTTTCGAAAGCAAATAAAACGTCTTTTAAAAGATAGCCCTAGTTTAAAACCGTATTTGGAAGAAATATTGGGGGAGTTTTATCAAGATGCCAGAGAAATCGTCAGTGATAGATCGCAATTACCCTTAAATATCTTCCCCGAAACTCCCATGGCAACCCTAGAGAAAATTTTAGACGAAAATTGGTTGCCTTAA
- a CDS encoding glucose-1-phosphate adenylyltransferase: MNKVLGIILGGGAGTRLYPLTKLRAKPAVPLAGKYRLIDIPISNCINSEILKIYVLTQFNSASLNRHVSRAYNFSGFSDGFVEVLAAQQTKENPDWFQGTADAVRQYIWLFDEWDIDEYIILSGDHLYRMDYSKFVEHHRKTNADITISVVPIDEKRAEAFGLMKIDDSGRITDFSEKPKGDALKQMAVDTSILGLNPEEAKEKPYIASMGIYVFKKEVLRKLLTENPDQTDFGKEVIPFAAKDHNIQAYLFKGYWEDIGTIEAFYDANLSLTNQPQPSFSFYDEKAPIYTRSRYLPPTKLLDSQVTQSIIGEGCIIKECRINHCVLGVRTRIETNCVVEDTLIMGADLYEPYSVRQAKLKDGGVPIGIGANSIVRRAIVDKNARIGQNVQIINKDRVEEANREDEGFLIRNGIVVVIKNASIADNTII; this comes from the coding sequence GTGAATAAAGTTCTTGGTATTATCTTAGGAGGCGGTGCAGGTACTAGACTGTATCCCCTGACTAAATTAAGAGCCAAACCAGCAGTACCTTTGGCGGGAAAATATCGCCTAATTGATATTCCTATCAGTAACTGTATTAACTCGGAAATTTTAAAAATATATGTTTTAACTCAATTCAACTCTGCTTCTTTAAATCGTCATGTAAGTAGAGCTTACAATTTTTCTGGGTTTAGTGATGGTTTTGTGGAAGTATTAGCAGCCCAACAAACCAAGGAAAATCCCGACTGGTTCCAAGGTACAGCCGATGCGGTACGTCAATATATCTGGCTTTTTGATGAATGGGATATTGATGAATATATTATCCTTTCTGGGGATCATCTCTATCGCATGGATTACAGTAAATTTGTGGAACACCACCGCAAAACTAATGCTGATATTACCATTTCGGTAGTTCCCATCGACGAAAAAAGAGCCGAGGCTTTTGGTTTAATGAAAATTGATGATTCTGGCAGAATTACCGATTTTAGCGAAAAGCCCAAGGGTGATGCCCTTAAACAAATGGCAGTGGATACTAGCATTTTAGGTCTAAATCCAGAGGAAGCAAAGGAAAAACCCTATATCGCTTCTATGGGTATCTATGTATTTAAAAAAGAGGTATTACGCAAGTTATTAACGGAAAATCCCGATCAAACTGATTTTGGTAAAGAAGTAATTCCCTTTGCCGCAAAGGATCATAATATTCAAGCCTATCTATTCAAGGGTTATTGGGAAGATATTGGAACTATTGAGGCTTTCTATGATGCCAACCTTTCTTTGACTAATCAGCCTCAGCCTTCTTTCAGTTTTTATGATGAGAAAGCACCTATTTACACTCGCTCTCGTTATCTACCCCCTACCAAGTTGCTTGATTCTCAGGTAACTCAATCTATTATCGGTGAGGGTTGCATCATCAAGGAGTGTCGGATTAACCACTGTGTTTTAGGGGTGAGAACTCGCATTGAAACTAATTGTGTGGTGGAAGATACTTTGATTATGGGTGCTGATTTGTATGAGCCTTATAGTGTTAGACAGGCGAAATTAAAAGATGGTGGTGTGCCTATTGGTATCGGTGCTAATTCCATTGTACGCCGTGCGATCGTTGATAAAAATGCTCGTATTGGTCAAAATGTACAAATCATCAATAAGGATAGGGTTGAGGAAGCCAACCGAGAAGATGAAGGATTTTTAATCCGTAATGGTATTGTGGTTGTTATTAAAAATGCTTCTATTGCTGATAATACTATTATTTAA
- the rplU gene encoding 50S ribosomal protein L21 — protein sequence MTYAIIEICGKQLKVEPGRFYELDRFDLEVNEDLNVDKVLLVNHDGEIHVGQPYVDGASINGTILKHSRGRKVIVYKMQPKKKTRKKRGHRQELSRLMINSISLGGNVIAQKEAEATTEAVEA from the coding sequence ATGACTTACGCAATAATCGAAATCTGCGGGAAACAACTTAAAGTTGAACCAGGTAGATTTTATGAATTAGATAGATTTGATCTCGAAGTAAACGAAGATTTAAACGTAGATAAAGTATTACTGGTTAACCATGACGGCGAAATTCACGTCGGACAACCCTATGTTGATGGTGCTTCTATTAACGGAACTATTTTAAAACATAGCCGAGGCAGAAAGGTAATTGTTTATAAAATGCAACCTAAGAAGAAAACCCGTAAGAAAAGAGGCCATAGACAAGAGTTAAGCCGTTTGATGATTAATTCTATTAGTCTAGGGGGCAATGTCATTGCTCAGAAAGAAGCCGAAGCCACCACTGAAGCAGTGGAAGCATAA
- a CDS encoding DUF6691 family protein: MNNKFNFIALISGLLFGLGLGISQMVDRTRVIGFLDVTGAWDPTLIFVLGGAVGVTAITFRFILPMRKPIFADKFYFPTRNDIDLFLIVGAAIFGIGWGISGYCPGPAVTSLVQQNVNPFIFIIAFFVGSFSFKYWQKK; encoded by the coding sequence ATGAACAATAAATTTAATTTTATAGCCTTAATAAGTGGCTTATTATTCGGTTTAGGACTAGGTATATCTCAGATGGTCGATCGCACCCGAGTCATAGGCTTTTTAGACGTAACAGGGGCATGGGATCCTACCCTCATATTTGTTTTAGGGGGCGCTGTAGGGGTTACAGCCATTACTTTTCGGTTTATTTTGCCTATGAGAAAACCTATTTTTGCTGATAAATTTTATTTCCCTACCCGTAATGACATTGACTTATTCTTAATTGTAGGAGCGGCTATTTTTGGGATTGGTTGGGGAATTTCTGGTTATTGCCCAGGGCCAGCAGTGACTTCTTTAGTGCAACAAAATGTTAATCCTTTTATATTTATCATTGCTTTTTTTGTAGGTTCTTTTAGTTTTAAATATTGGCAAAAAAAATAA
- a CDS encoding Get3/ArsA fold putative tail anchor-mediating ATPase NosAFP produces MAFILTFLGKGGVGSTTMAIASAHSYAQQGKKVLLAVQDSSPCFSLLLGKEVGKEATEIAPNLNAIRLHSSKLLEDSWEQVKDLEKKYLRSPILNNIYGSELSLLPGMDEALILNYLREKDTQYDVIIFDSKNALSCLRMFGIPDTLSWYFRRMRNILENSDIVKGLSPFIQPVSSAVLNVSWSADNFASQPTNEANELLENGKKATHNPSRVASFLVTNDQPSAIASSLYLWGSAQQIGLTVGGVLLNQSTNTPEITAQFHPLTINPIPTVSPQDWDNIIALLPDFQENAQKAPKPLEIDTNTREVKVFLPGFAKKQVKLSQSGPEITIEAGDQRRNIFLPPPLKGQSVKGAKFQDKYLVISL; encoded by the coding sequence ATGGCTTTTATTTTAACTTTTTTGGGAAAAGGTGGGGTTGGTTCAACGACAATGGCGATCGCCTCTGCCCATTCATATGCACAACAAGGAAAAAAGGTACTATTAGCAGTACAGGATTCTAGTCCTTGTTTTTCCCTGCTTCTAGGGAAAGAAGTGGGTAAAGAAGCAACGGAAATTGCCCCAAACTTAAATGCCATTCGTCTCCACAGTAGTAAATTATTAGAAGATAGTTGGGAACAGGTCAAGGATTTAGAAAAAAAGTACCTGCGATCGCCCATACTAAATAATATTTATGGTTCAGAATTAAGTCTTTTACCGGGCATGGATGAAGCCCTAATTTTAAACTATCTCCGAGAAAAAGATACTCAATATGATGTAATTATTTTTGATAGTAAAAACGCCCTTAGTTGTCTAAGAATGTTCGGCATTCCCGACACCCTCAGTTGGTACTTTCGCCGTATGCGCAACATCTTGGAAAATTCTGACATTGTCAAAGGACTTTCCCCCTTCATTCAACCCGTTAGCAGTGCCGTATTAAACGTTTCTTGGAGCGCTGATAATTTTGCATCCCAACCCACCAACGAAGCCAATGAGCTATTAGAAAACGGCAAAAAAGCCACCCATAACCCCTCTCGGGTAGCCTCCTTTTTAGTAACCAACGATCAACCCAGTGCGATCGCCTCTAGCCTGTACCTTTGGGGAAGTGCGCAACAAATAGGCTTAACCGTAGGAGGAGTATTACTCAATCAAAGCACCAACACCCCCGAAATTACCGCCCAATTTCACCCCCTCACCATCAACCCCATTCCCACAGTATCTCCCCAAGATTGGGATAACATCATCGCCCTCCTGCCCGACTTCCAGGAAAATGCCCAAAAAGCCCCTAAACCCTTAGAAATCGACACCAATACAAGAGAAGTGAAAGTATTTTTACCGGGCTTCGCCAAAAAACAAGTCAAACTTAGTCAATCAGGCCCAGAAATTACCATCGAAGCAGGAGATCAACGCCGTAATATCTTTCTACCCCCTCCCCTGAAAGGACAATCGGTCAAAGGAGCTAAATTTCAAGATAAATACTTAGTTATTTCCCTATAA
- a CDS encoding 2Fe-2S iron-sulfur cluster-binding protein, translating into MPTIKFLKENKDVVAADGANLREKAKQNGIDIYRLRGKLINCGGYGQCGTCVVEIVEGMENLSPRTEFENRKLKKKPDNYRLACQTIVNGEVSVNTKP; encoded by the coding sequence ATGCCCACGATTAAATTCCTCAAAGAAAACAAAGACGTTGTCGCCGCCGATGGTGCAAACTTAAGAGAAAAAGCAAAACAAAATGGAATTGATATTTACCGCTTGAGAGGAAAGTTAATCAACTGCGGTGGTTATGGGCAATGTGGTACTTGTGTTGTTGAAATTGTCGAAGGTATGGAAAATCTATCTCCGAGAACCGAATTTGAGAATAGAAAGTTAAAGAAAAAACCCGATAACTATCGTCTAGCCTGTCAAACTATCGTCAATGGTGAAGTAAGCGTTAACACCAAACCATAA
- the petP gene encoding cytochrome b6f subunit PetP translates to MEVGQKVKICRLREKVSAEIVEKVKQGQAATIKSFKMTDGSGVGVFVEFPDSTTGWFFEDEVVLVQ, encoded by the coding sequence ATGGAAGTTGGACAAAAAGTAAAAATCTGTCGCCTAAGAGAAAAGGTATCTGCGGAAATTGTAGAGAAAGTAAAACAGGGACAAGCGGCGACTATTAAATCTTTTAAGATGACTGACGGTAGTGGTGTGGGTGTATTTGTGGAATTTCCTGATTCTACTACGGGTTGGTTTTTTGAAGATGAGGTTGTATTAGTTCAATAA
- a CDS encoding DUF790 family protein — MLKTDLLMYRFDGETIIPKKLPLNKNNLFLACEQIDCFQTCVGKTQAHLDSKLKELEGDSPDYRLKRGLAHLLKNHFSTFEIVSPLVPAKLREMVFSHSAESLPIPHNKEFVLSAIALNLSKKLEKEVLPQQIEQGLYADLQENRILTQFDSPQPETLIHRYNLSQVQGIFYRASEITIHAHRNQPGEYKQLFRYLKLFELMAYIEGDADIGFTITMDGPTSLFKPSTRYGLALAKMIPALLHVRKWSLEATLRMKDNYTNRIKEKRFHLDDSCDLVSHYGVNSTYDSLLEESFAKRWAKIDTPWRLEREVDLLPVPGSVMIPDFRLVHPDGRDFLLEIVGYWSPQYLQKKFYQAQKVERDNLILAISERLNLAKAGVNFQELPNKLVWFKNKLFPENVLAIIDR, encoded by the coding sequence ATGCTAAAAACAGACTTATTGATGTATCGTTTTGATGGAGAAACGATTATCCCTAAAAAATTACCTCTTAATAAAAATAATCTTTTTTTAGCCTGTGAGCAAATAGATTGTTTTCAAACTTGTGTAGGTAAAACCCAAGCCCATTTAGATAGTAAACTCAAAGAATTAGAAGGAGATAGCCCCGATTATCGTCTCAAAAGGGGGTTAGCCCATTTACTTAAAAATCACTTTAGCACCTTTGAAATAGTTAGTCCTTTAGTACCTGCCAAATTACGGGAAATGGTTTTTTCTCATAGTGCCGAGTCTTTACCCATACCCCATAATAAAGAATTTGTGCTAAGTGCGATCGCCCTTAATCTTAGCAAAAAATTAGAAAAAGAAGTATTACCCCAACAAATCGAACAAGGGTTATACGCCGACTTACAAGAAAACCGTATCCTTACCCAATTTGACTCACCCCAACCCGAAACCCTCATCCACCGCTATAACCTTTCCCAAGTGCAAGGCATATTCTACCGTGCCAGTGAAATCACCATCCACGCCCACCGCAACCAACCTGGGGAATATAAACAACTATTTCGCTACCTAAAACTATTTGAATTAATGGCATATATAGAAGGAGATGCTGACATAGGCTTTACCATCACCATGGATGGCCCCACCAGCCTTTTTAAACCCAGCACCCGCTACGGTTTAGCCCTTGCCAAGATGATACCTGCCCTCTTGCACGTAAGAAAATGGAGTTTAGAAGCCACACTGAGGATGAAAGATAACTACACCAACCGCATTAAAGAAAAACGCTTCCACCTCGATGACAGTTGCGATTTAGTTAGCCATTATGGTGTTAATAGCACCTACGATAGTTTATTAGAAGAATCCTTCGCCAAAAGATGGGCAAAAATTGATACTCCATGGCGCCTTGAAAGGGAAGTGGATTTATTACCCGTGCCCGGGAGTGTGATGATTCCTGATTTTCGGTTAGTGCATCCTGACGGTAGGGATTTTTTATTGGAAATTGTCGGTTATTGGAGTCCTCAATATTTACAAAAAAAGTTTTATCAAGCCCAGAAAGTAGAGCGAGACAATTTAATTTTGGCTATTTCCGAACGGTTAAATCTTGCTAAGGCGGGGGTAAATTTTCAAGAATTACCCAATAAGTTGGTTTGGTTTAAAAATAAGTTGTTCCCAGAAAATGTATTGGCGATTATTGACCGATAA
- the rpmA gene encoding 50S ribosomal protein L27: protein MAHKKGTGSTRNGRDSNSKRLGVKCFGGETVKAGNIIIRQRGTKVYPGENVGRGNDDTLFALIAGVVKFEHKSRSQKKVSVYPVEAN, encoded by the coding sequence ATGGCACATAAGAAAGGTACAGGTAGTACTCGTAACGGAAGAGATTCTAACTCGAAACGCTTAGGCGTTAAATGTTTCGGTGGTGAAACCGTAAAAGCTGGAAATATCATTATTCGTCAACGTGGCACTAAAGTTTATCCTGGAGAAAATGTTGGACGTGGTAATGATGACACTCTCTTTGCTTTAATCGCTGGAGTTGTGAAGTTTGAACATAAAAGCCGTAGCCAAAAGAAAGTTAGTGTTTATCCTGTAGAGGCTAACTAG
- the pdxA gene encoding 4-hydroxythreonine-4-phosphate dehydrogenase PdxA codes for MSFSILINNHKVNLVLTMGDGAGIGPEVILKALSDTSITENAQITIIGDRPWLEHTYHQLHHVTNLTHPDQFNIIDVSYPLKASWGKGNDHTGKASFLYLEKAIQLTLEGKFEGIVTAPIAKYLWQQAGYNYPGQTEVLALKSHTDKFGMMFVGQSPRTGWILKTLLATTHIPLNQVSSALNPELMTLKLELLLDTLKKDFNLDAPVIAIAGLNPHSGEDGKLGTEEKEWLQDWFNQAQKEYAPAQLIGLLPPDTMWVKPSQAWYDDPKINVADAFLALYHDQGLIPVKAMAFDQAINTTIGLPFIRTSPDHGTAFDIAGKGIANPESMKSAIKLAIALCKNRRR; via the coding sequence ATATCTTTTAGTATTTTGATTAATAACCATAAAGTTAATTTAGTTTTAACCATGGGGGATGGGGCGGGTATTGGCCCAGAAGTAATCCTGAAAGCCTTGAGCGATACTTCTATTACTGAAAATGCTCAGATTACAATTATAGGCGATCGCCCTTGGCTAGAACATACTTACCATCAGCTTCACCATGTAACTAACTTAACACATCCCGATCAATTTAATATAATTGATGTATCATATCCCCTAAAAGCCTCTTGGGGCAAGGGAAATGACCACACAGGTAAGGCAAGTTTTTTATACCTTGAAAAAGCAATTCAACTTACCCTAGAAGGAAAATTTGAAGGTATCGTCACCGCCCCCATTGCCAAATATTTATGGCAACAAGCAGGTTATAACTATCCTGGGCAAACGGAAGTTTTAGCTCTTAAATCCCACACCGACAAATTTGGCATGATGTTTGTGGGGCAATCTCCCCGCACAGGCTGGATTTTAAAAACTCTTTTAGCTACTACTCATATTCCCCTAAATCAGGTTTCTAGCGCCCTTAATCCTGAGTTAATGACTCTAAAATTAGAATTATTGTTAGACACCCTCAAAAAAGATTTTAACTTAGATGCTCCCGTAATTGCGATCGCAGGGCTAAATCCCCACAGTGGAGAAGATGGCAAACTAGGCACAGAGGAAAAAGAATGGTTACAAGATTGGTTTAACCAAGCCCAAAAAGAATATGCCCCAGCACAACTCATCGGGCTATTGCCCCCCGATACCATGTGGGTAAAACCTTCTCAAGCATGGTACGATGATCCTAAGATTAATGTAGCAGATGCTTTTTTAGCTCTATATCATGATCAAGGATTGATTCCTGTTAAAGCCATGGCATTTGATCAAGCTATTAATACTACCATCGGTTTACCCTTTATTCGCACATCTCCTGACCATGGTACAGCTTTTGACATCGCAGGAAAAGGTATTGCTAACCCTGAAAGTATGAAATCTGCCATCAAATTAGCTATCGCCCTTTGTAAAAATCGCCGTCGGTAA
- a CDS encoding WcaF family extracellular polysaccharide biosynthesis acetyltransferase gives MTNHDAITSKENQHSPLEDTKPWFNLNEYNQDHFDRGKPQWFIFLWWIVEGVIFPLTPHNLNGLRRLLLKYFGAKIGKNVVIRPTARFLYPWKVEIGDYSWIGDRTYFYSLDKITIGSHTVISQHNYLCTGSHDYNTVNFNLITSPITIGNGVWVASHCFVAPGVKIGANTIIGARSTVLDNIPSAKLAWGTPCKVKGDRTQPH, from the coding sequence ATGACCAATCACGACGCCATCACATCCAAAGAAAATCAACATTCTCCATTAGAGGATACTAAACCTTGGTTTAATCTTAACGAATATAACCAAGATCATTTTGATCGGGGAAAACCTCAATGGTTTATCTTTTTGTGGTGGATTGTCGAAGGTGTTATTTTTCCCCTTACTCCTCACAATTTGAATGGACTCAGAAGACTGTTATTAAAATATTTTGGGGCTAAAATTGGTAAAAACGTAGTTATCCGCCCCACAGCCCGTTTTTTGTATCCTTGGAAGGTGGAAATCGGTGATTATAGTTGGATAGGCGATCGCACTTACTTTTATAGTTTAGATAAAATTACCATAGGTTCTCATACTGTCATTTCTCAACACAATTATTTATGTACAGGAAGCCACGATTATAATACAGTTAACTTCAATCTAATTACATCCCCTATTACCATCGGTAACGGCGTTTGGGTAGCTAGTCATTGTTTTGTGGCCCCGGGGGTGAAAATTGGTGCAAATACCATTATTGGCGCTCGTAGTACCGTTTTAGACAATATTCCCAGTGCCAAACTAGCTTGGGGTACTCCCTGCAAAGTTAAGGGCGATCGCACTCAACCCCATTAG
- a CDS encoding Na(+)/H(+) antiporter subunit B, which translates to MKILYLLAGLALFLKMLFTSTTIAEIEELSIMETIIQDSGVANSVSGVIFRNRLYDTIFEVVVFTIAILGASFLLSNETPTQVVYQFTDQPSVVLARLGATIATLVAIELAIRGHLSPGGGFAAGVAGGTAIALVAITSPWEWLQEIYKKWQVATVEKVSVLIFIVLASITLMGGELPYGQIGSLASGGIIPILNILVALKVCLGSWAVILLFIRYRGLL; encoded by the coding sequence ATGAAAATACTCTATCTACTAGCCGGATTAGCCCTTTTCCTCAAAATGCTATTTACCTCCACCACCATTGCCGAAATAGAAGAACTTAGCATCATGGAAACTATCATCCAAGATTCAGGGGTAGCCAACTCCGTATCAGGGGTTATTTTCCGTAACCGTTTATATGACACCATTTTTGAAGTGGTGGTATTTACCATCGCCATTTTAGGGGCTAGTTTCTTACTCTCCAACGAAACCCCCACCCAAGTAGTTTATCAATTTACCGATCAACCCTCCGTGGTATTAGCCCGTTTAGGCGCTACCATTGCCACCCTAGTCGCCATAGAATTGGCCATTAGAGGTCATCTTAGCCCTGGGGGTGGTTTTGCCGCAGGAGTAGCAGGGGGAACGGCGATCGCCCTTGTGGCCATCACTTCTCCATGGGAGTGGTTACAGGAAATTTATAAAAAATGGCAAGTGGCCACCGTGGAAAAAGTATCCGTACTAATTTTTATTGTTTTGGCTTCCATTACCCTCATGGGAGGAGAATTACCCTACGGACAAATCGGCAGTTTAGCCAGTGGAGGAATTATCCCCATTTTAAATATTTTAGTAGCCCTTAAAGTGTGTCTTGGGTCTTGGGCTGTAATTCTTTTGTTTATTCGCTATCGGGGTTTATTGTAA
- a CDS encoding DUF4126 domain-containing protein, whose protein sequence is MIQVLAVISAAASGGLRVGLPLLIIGLVNLDKLWSEVPLLNHVKPEVLLAILVSITIFEILGTKRMIGLRVIQIIQLILSPVVGAILAVGAANWTNLEYVPLWIIAITGGLFALVLRFVLVGLFFRWGKLPIILTISEDILAMILSLFAFSAPENGGLIAMLLLLLALRISSEWRQWYQQKKPPLNDFTINPDSE, encoded by the coding sequence ATGATTCAAGTGTTAGCAGTTATCTCCGCCGCCGCCTCGGGGGGGCTTCGTGTAGGCTTACCCCTTCTTATCATTGGCTTAGTAAATCTCGATAAACTTTGGTCAGAAGTTCCCCTTCTAAACCATGTCAAACCAGAAGTATTATTGGCTATTTTAGTATCCATAACTATTTTTGAAATCCTTGGCACAAAAAGAATGATTGGCTTAAGGGTAATTCAAATTATTCAGTTAATCCTTAGCCCTGTGGTGGGGGCTATTTTGGCGGTGGGGGCTGCGAATTGGACAAATTTAGAATATGTGCCGTTGTGGATAATTGCCATTACGGGGGGCTTATTTGCCTTAGTATTACGATTTGTGCTGGTGGGTTTATTTTTTCGTTGGGGAAAGTTACCCATCATTCTTACCATTTCTGAAGATATATTAGCGATGATATTATCTTTATTTGCTTTTAGCGCTCCGGAAAATGGAGGTTTAATTGCTATGTTATTATTACTTCTTGCCCTTCGTATTTCCTCGGAATGGCGACAGTGGTATCAGCAAAAAAAACCTCCCCTTAATGACTTTACAATAAACCCCGATAGCGAATAA
- a CDS encoding YeeE/YedE family protein has protein sequence MVEFNWVTGLLGGILIGISATILLAFDGRIAGISGMLNGAVDLKVKEYWRWYFLGGMLLGGLIYEYFLPFLPSTPIPDAKPLIMVVGGLLVGFGTRMGNGCTSGHGVCGLGRFSARSLVAVITFLVTAMVTVFITNLVS, from the coding sequence ATGGTTGAATTTAACTGGGTTACAGGGTTACTCGGAGGCATCCTCATCGGTATCAGTGCCACCATTTTACTTGCCTTTGATGGACGTATAGCAGGGATTAGCGGAATGTTAAACGGTGCGGTGGATTTAAAAGTAAAAGAATATTGGCGCTGGTATTTTTTAGGGGGAATGTTATTGGGAGGACTAATCTATGAATATTTTTTACCCTTTCTTCCCTCTACCCCTATTCCCGATGCTAAACCCTTAATTATGGTTGTGGGCGGTTTATTGGTGGGTTTTGGCACAAGAATGGGTAATGGATGCACTAGCGGCCATGGTGTTTGTGGTTTGGGGCGATTTTCTGCCCGTTCATTGGTGGCAGTAATTACTTTTTTAGTAACTGCCATGGTGACAGTTTTTATTACTAATTTAGTCAGTTAA
- a CDS encoding class I SAM-dependent methyltransferase: METNTIKPENNLTTRFINTLLDIQPLANFAKSRARKMIISRAETIGVNWHENIASLENRDWSEDITGVENKGVDYPEYYLKCFHAYDKGNLEWKAAWELESAAYSVHSTIFSKEPKLEGDRTLRRNYHKVLEREISENPKDILDMGCGVGLSTFALQEKYPDAKVTGLDLSPYFLAVAKHQAQQKNYDIQWHHNQAENTYLPSASFDLVSHFLMFHELPQFAARNILKEAHRLIKIGGYLGIMDMNPQSEAYEKMPRYVLTLLKSTEPYLDQYFSLDIEKELLNIGFEQPKIIPISKRHRAIVARKK; the protein is encoded by the coding sequence ATGGAAACTAACACTATTAAACCAGAAAATAATCTTACTACCCGTTTTATTAATACTTTGTTGGATATTCAACCCCTTGCTAATTTTGCTAAGAGTCGGGCGAGAAAGATGATTATTAGTCGAGCGGAAACTATTGGGGTTAATTGGCATGAAAATATTGCCAGTTTGGAGAATAGAGATTGGAGTGAGGATATAACAGGGGTGGAAAATAAGGGGGTTGATTATCCTGAATATTATTTAAAGTGTTTTCATGCTTATGATAAGGGTAATCTGGAGTGGAAGGCTGCATGGGAGTTGGAGTCGGCGGCTTATAGTGTTCATTCTACCATTTTTTCTAAGGAGCCGAAATTAGAGGGCGATCGCACTTTACGCCGTAATTATCATAAAGTTTTAGAAAGGGAAATTAGTGAGAATCCCAAGGATATTTTAGATATGGGTTGTGGGGTGGGTTTAAGTACCTTTGCACTACAAGAAAAATACCCCGATGCTAAGGTTACAGGGTTGGACTTATCCCCCTATTTTTTGGCAGTGGCAAAACATCAAGCCCAACAAAAAAATTATGATATTCAATGGCATCATAATCAGGCAGAAAATACTTATTTACCATCCGCATCTTTTGATTTAGTTTCCCATTTTTTAATGTTCCATGAATTGCCCCAATTTGCTGCTAGAAACATTTTAAAAGAAGCCCATCGTTTAATTAAAATTGGGGGTTATCTGGGTATTATGGATATGAATCCTCAATCAGAAGCCTATGAAAAAATGCCCCGTTATGTGCTAACTTTATTAAAAAGTACCGAGCCTTATTTGGATCAATATTTTAGCTTAGATATTGAAAAAGAGTTACTAAATATAGGCTTTGAACAACCCAAAATTATTCCCATTAGTAAAAGGCACAGGGCGATCGTTGCTAGGAAAAAATAA